The following is a genomic window from Paenibacillus thiaminolyticus.
GTTGGAATCCGTTAGCGGATTTATCGCTCAAATGGGGGGGCTGGAATCTGTTACAAAAGAATGAGGCCGTAATTATCGGGATGTGGGAATCCATGAATGCGTATACCTATTTTATGAATGAACTTCACGATCAGATTATGGATACGAATAAACAGAAAAAGTCGTATGAGAAGATAGAAGTTAGTTTATGGGAAACTGATGAAACGATCCACGTAAACGATATACAAGCGCTTGAGCGGTTAACGGTTTTAGATATAGGAACAGACCGTGTAGAAGGGAATGAAGTGAATCAAAAAAACGATGATATAAGTCACTGAATGGTTGATTCATTCGTTATAACATGGAAAAGAATGCTTTTTACATTGTGCAGCGAGTAGAGCTTTTTTCGTTCTTGGTAGGATGCCGGCCCAAAAAAATGTGTCACTGTCTCCCTAAATCGTAATCATTACGTATAAACAATGACGAAGGTTGTGAAATGATGAAAGAACCGGCAGATCTTCGCCGCCGCTCCTTCTTTTTTACGGTCATTCTATTGGCGCTGACGGCGGGGCTCGTCCTATCGGTTACGCTCGCGGTGATGCTGGGGCCCGTGCCGATTGCGCCGGCAACGGTCTGGAAGATTGCCTTCTCTCATCTGCCTGGCTTCAATGGATGGATCGAGGAGACATGGGATAAGGGGCAGGGGCATATCGTGTGGGATATTCGATTTCCGCGGGTGCTGCTTGGTGTCGTCGTCGGTGCGGGGCTGTCCGTTGCCGGTGCCGCCATTCAAGCGCTTATGCGCAATTCCTTGGCTGACCCGTACATACTCGGCGTGTCGTCGGGAGCGTCTGCGGCGGCCACGCTTGTCATACTATTCGGCGCGTTCCGCTTCTTCGGCCAATATGCGCTTTCCTTATCCGCCTTTCTCGGTTCGCTTGCCGTGATGGCCATCGTCATGGTTCTGGCACGCGTGGGGGGCAGGATAGCGACGAGCCGGCTGTTATTATCCGGCATCGCGGTGTCCATGATGATGTCGGCCATCACCAATCTGATTGTGACGATGGCGCCGCGCGAAGAAGGCATTCGTTCAGCGATGTATTGGATGATGGGAAGCCTGACGGGGGCCAAGTGGGAGTATTTGACACTCCCGGCCTTGATTGTGATTGCCGGAACGGTCTTTTTGCTTGTTCAGTACCGGGCTCTGAACGCCTTGCTGATGGGGGAGGAGGCGGCGCTTACCCTTGGCGTCAATCTCCATGCCTTCCGCAAATGGCTGGTCGTTGTAGTCGCCTTATTGACGGGAACGATTGTGTCTGTGAGCGGCGCGATCGGCTTTGTCGGCTTGATGATCCCCCATATTGTGCGGCTCATCGTCGGTTCGGATCACCGCCGCGTTCTCCCGGTCAGCCTATTGCTGGGGGCTATCTTCATCGTCTGGGCCGATGTATTGGCGCGGCTTGTGCTGGCGCCCGAGGAATTGCCGATCGGCGTTGTCACCGCCTTATGCGGCGGGCCTTTCTTTATATGGCTGTTGCGGCGGAACTCATATTCTTTTGGAGGCGGAAAATGAACGTTGAAGTGAAAGATCTATCGTTCAGCATTCAGGAGAAACGATTGATTGAAGCGATATGCCTGGATGTGCGGGAAGGCGAAATGGTTGGCTTGATCGGTCCGAACGGCAGCGGGAAATCGACGCTGCTCAAAAATATATATCGTGTGCTGGCGCCCGATTCGGGCGAAATATTGCTGAATGGGCAACGTATATCCCGGTTGCCGCAAAAGGAATTGGCCAGACAGTTGGCGGTGGTCGGCCAGGAGTCGTCCGCCGCGTTCGATTTTACGGTCCGCGATATCGTGATGATGGGGCGCAGTCCGCATAAGAAAATGTTCGAAGCGGACT
Proteins encoded in this region:
- a CDS encoding FecCD family ABC transporter permease, which encodes MMKEPADLRRRSFFFTVILLALTAGLVLSVTLAVMLGPVPIAPATVWKIAFSHLPGFNGWIEETWDKGQGHIVWDIRFPRVLLGVVVGAGLSVAGAAIQALMRNSLADPYILGVSSGASAAATLVILFGAFRFFGQYALSLSAFLGSLAVMAIVMVLARVGGRIATSRLLLSGIAVSMMMSAITNLIVTMAPREEGIRSAMYWMMGSLTGAKWEYLTLPALIVIAGTVFLLVQYRALNALLMGEEAALTLGVNLHAFRKWLVVVVALLTGTIVSVSGAIGFVGLMIPHIVRLIVGSDHRRVLPVSLLLGAIFIVWADVLARLVLAPEELPIGVVTALCGGPFFIWLLRRNSYSFGGGK